A section of the Saccharopolyspora gregorii genome encodes:
- a CDS encoding carbohydrate ABC transporter permease, with amino-acid sequence MRRGAAAAVRWSALLLAAALFLLPFYLLVRNGLATREEITSPHWTFWPAHPRWENITELLSASDVPFARSLLNSLVIAVLQTAGSLVLCAAAGYGLARIPYRHSGKVLGAVVATLLVPTSVTFVPSFVLVSSLGWLSDLRGLVVPGLFSALNTVLFRQFFLDFPADLEDAGRIDGLGRWGVFRRIVLPNSTGFLAAIGAITFIGSWNSFLWPLVIAQDSSSWTVQVALSALLTAQNPQLNLLFAAAALSILPIVLLFAGLQRYLVRGVTETGVNG; translated from the coding sequence GTGAGGCGCGGTGCGGCCGCCGCCGTCCGCTGGAGCGCGCTGCTGCTCGCGGCGGCGCTGTTCCTGCTGCCGTTCTACCTGCTGGTGCGCAACGGGCTCGCCACCCGCGAGGAGATCACCTCCCCGCACTGGACGTTCTGGCCCGCCCACCCGCGCTGGGAGAACATCACCGAACTGCTGTCGGCCAGCGACGTGCCGTTCGCGCGCAGCCTGCTGAACTCGCTGGTGATCGCCGTGCTGCAGACCGCCGGATCGCTGGTGCTCTGCGCCGCCGCCGGGTACGGGCTGGCGCGCATCCCCTACCGGCATTCCGGGAAGGTGCTGGGCGCGGTGGTGGCCACGCTGCTGGTGCCGACCTCGGTGACGTTCGTGCCGAGCTTCGTGCTCGTGTCCAGCCTCGGCTGGCTCTCCGACCTGCGCGGGCTCGTGGTCCCCGGCCTGTTCAGCGCGTTGAACACGGTGCTGTTCCGGCAGTTCTTCCTCGACTTCCCCGCCGATCTGGAAGACGCGGGGCGCATCGACGGGCTCGGGCGGTGGGGCGTGTTCCGGCGGATCGTGCTGCCGAACTCGACGGGGTTCCTGGCGGCCATCGGGGCGATCACGTTCATCGGCAGCTGGAACTCGTTCCTGTGGCCGCTGGTCATCGCGCAGGACTCGTCGTCGTGGACGGTGCAGGTGGCGCTGTCCGCGCTGCTCACCGCGCAGAACCCGCAGCTGAACCTGCTGTTCGCGGCGGCGGCGCTGTCCATCCTGCCGATCGTGCTGCTGTTCGCCGGGTTGCAGCGCTACCTGGTGCGCGGCGTCACCGAGACCGGCGTCAACGGCTGA
- a CDS encoding sensor histidine kinase: protein MSSGKRVPSPRELAARVAAEPRLVREAVRAAPRRVRLAESVCFVLLVAAGLTIQLNMPPELVPAPRPPVPVAVLSALWAAVLVPARRRWPVAVLPALVFGEAVLSMLLLPVLAFSAGRRTRSPALLWTAVLGTVVLGAAYDALLRPAVPMSGADFALTLVGSAVLLGVPAVAGQLLGTRQPLVRLLRERNDYLESVRHLTAEQARSAERADIAGEMHDMLGHRLSLLSLHAGALELSAAKKAPEVSEQAEFVRATAKEALTELRGILGVLRSGAADAGRDDSSGRRADVERLVAESRTAGMAVQLHWHGPDLDEVDPRVRHAVHRIVREALTNAHKHAPGAAVVVEVSAADPVSVRVRNAPVAAPDSPARGLRSGLAGLEERARMLGGTFTGGPGADGGFAVRAELPAHPPAAPPPEAPVRERPPVREAEVLTKPRMVGAGVLLFVLAVPMLLLVCVLVFALMFSSGGVPLP from the coding sequence GTGTCATCGGGGAAGAGGGTGCCGTCGCCGCGCGAGCTGGCGGCACGGGTCGCCGCGGAACCGCGGCTCGTGCGGGAGGCGGTGCGGGCGGCGCCGCGCCGCGTGCGGCTGGCGGAGTCGGTGTGCTTCGTGCTGCTGGTCGCCGCCGGGCTGACGATCCAGCTGAACATGCCGCCGGAACTGGTCCCGGCGCCGCGACCGCCGGTGCCGGTAGCCGTGCTCTCCGCGCTGTGGGCGGCGGTGCTCGTCCCGGCGCGGCGCCGCTGGCCCGTCGCGGTGCTGCCCGCGCTGGTGTTCGGCGAGGCGGTGCTCAGCATGCTGCTGCTGCCGGTGCTGGCGTTCTCCGCGGGCAGGCGGACCCGCAGCCCGGCCCTGCTGTGGACGGCGGTGCTGGGCACGGTGGTGCTGGGGGCGGCCTACGACGCGCTGCTGCGCCCGGCCGTCCCGATGAGCGGCGCGGACTTCGCGCTCACTCTGGTCGGCTCCGCGGTGCTGCTGGGGGTGCCGGCCGTCGCCGGGCAGCTGCTCGGCACCCGGCAACCGCTGGTGCGGCTGCTGCGGGAGCGCAACGACTATTTGGAGAGCGTCCGCCACCTCACCGCCGAGCAGGCCCGCAGCGCCGAACGCGCCGACATCGCGGGCGAGATGCACGACATGCTCGGCCACCGGTTGTCGTTGTTGTCGCTGCACGCCGGTGCGCTGGAGCTGTCGGCGGCGAAGAAGGCGCCCGAGGTCAGCGAGCAGGCCGAGTTCGTGCGCGCCACCGCGAAAGAGGCGCTCACCGAGCTGCGCGGCATCCTCGGCGTGCTGCGTTCCGGTGCCGCCGACGCGGGCCGCGACGACAGCAGCGGCCGCCGGGCCGACGTGGAACGGCTCGTGGCCGAGTCGCGCACCGCCGGGATGGCGGTGCAGCTGCACTGGCACGGCCCCGACTTGGACGAGGTGGATCCTCGCGTGCGGCACGCGGTGCACCGCATTGTCCGGGAGGCGCTCACCAACGCGCACAAGCACGCGCCGGGCGCCGCGGTGGTCGTCGAGGTGTCGGCCGCGGACCCCGTGTCGGTGCGGGTGCGCAACGCGCCGGTGGCCGCTCCTGATTCGCCGGCGCGCGGGCTGCGCAGCGGTCTCGCCGGGCTGGAGGAACGGGCCCGGATGCTCGGCGGCACGTTCACCGGCGGTCCGGGCGCGGACGGCGGCTTCGCGGTGCGCGCGGAGCTGCCCGCGCACCCGCCCGCGGCGCCGCCACCGGAAGCGCCGGTGCGGGAACGGCCGCCGGTGCGGGAAGCGGAAGTGCTCACCAAGCCGCGGATGGTCGGCGCCGGGGTGCTGCTGTTCGTGCTGGCGGTGCCGATGCTGCTGCTGGTGTGCGTGCTGGTGTTCGCGCTGATGTTCAGCTCTGGCGGCGTGCCGCTACCGTAG
- a CDS encoding ABC transporter ATP-binding protein, with protein METAPSIGVREVFRRFWPDARPFRWYMVLSLGLVLVSPLLDAAAIWLFKVLIDDVLTPRDFSLFPLVAVAYAGITIVMGVVGFGESYLTVWIGEHFLNRLRIRVFTHLHTLSVDFFDRRRLGDTLSRLTTDVASIESLVLSGITQTVASLVKIVVFAGVLFYLDWRLTVVALLVVPLFLAVARFFAMRIKSASREVAGRTGSIGTVAEESLGNAPLIQAYGRESAEVRRFTRQSRSSLSAELSAARIGGLFEPLVDLLEVLAIMAIVGVGIWELASGRITLGGLLAFLVYLSQLYSPVSNLGQLSNVIYGAAASAERILELFDQRPHVPAPRNPKRLDRVRGAVRLDRVGFHYPDTADEVLHDVDLTAEPGERVAVVGASGAGKSTLTKLLLRFYDPDRGSISLDGADLRELDPKELRSHIAIVLQETLLLDGTIEDNIRAGKPDADRAELVDAARAADAHDFIVALPDGYETRVGQRGRLLSGGQRQRIAIARAMIRDAPILLLDEPTASLDAEAGQRILGPLNRLMAGRTTIVISHNLLTVTDADKILYLDHGRVTGLGTHSELLAGNNGYAHLYHLHHPSEEVVHGAPAQRNGGTREHT; from the coding sequence GTGGAGACCGCGCCATCGATCGGGGTGCGGGAGGTGTTCCGGCGGTTCTGGCCGGACGCGCGACCGTTCCGCTGGTACATGGTGCTCAGCTTGGGGTTGGTGCTGGTGTCGCCGCTGCTGGACGCGGCGGCGATCTGGTTGTTCAAGGTCCTCATCGACGACGTGCTGACGCCGCGGGACTTCTCGCTGTTCCCGCTGGTGGCCGTCGCGTACGCGGGGATCACGATCGTGATGGGCGTCGTCGGGTTCGGCGAGAGCTACCTGACGGTGTGGATCGGTGAGCACTTCCTGAACCGCTTGCGGATCCGGGTGTTCACCCACCTGCACACGTTGTCGGTGGACTTCTTCGACCGGCGCAGGCTCGGCGACACGCTGAGCAGGCTCACCACCGACGTGGCCTCCATCGAGAGCCTGGTGCTGTCGGGCATCACGCAGACGGTGGCGTCGCTGGTGAAGATCGTGGTGTTCGCCGGGGTGCTGTTCTACCTGGACTGGCGGCTCACGGTGGTGGCGCTGCTGGTGGTGCCGCTGTTCCTGGCGGTGGCGCGGTTCTTCGCGATGCGCATCAAGTCGGCGTCCCGGGAGGTCGCCGGCCGCACCGGGTCGATCGGCACCGTCGCGGAGGAGAGCCTCGGCAACGCCCCGCTGATCCAGGCCTACGGCCGCGAGTCCGCGGAGGTGCGGCGGTTCACCCGGCAGAGCCGGTCCAGCCTGTCCGCGGAGCTGTCCGCGGCCCGCATCGGCGGCCTGTTCGAGCCGCTGGTGGACCTGCTGGAAGTGCTGGCGATCATGGCGATCGTCGGCGTCGGCATCTGGGAGCTGGCGTCCGGCCGGATCACCCTCGGCGGGCTGCTGGCGTTCCTGGTGTACCTGTCGCAGCTGTACTCGCCGGTGAGCAACCTCGGCCAGCTGTCGAACGTGATCTACGGGGCGGCGGCGAGCGCGGAACGCATCCTGGAGCTGTTCGACCAGCGCCCGCACGTGCCCGCCCCGCGGAACCCGAAGCGGCTGGACCGGGTGCGCGGTGCGGTGCGGCTGGACCGGGTCGGGTTCCACTACCCGGACACCGCCGACGAGGTGCTGCACGACGTGGACCTCACCGCGGAGCCCGGGGAACGCGTCGCCGTCGTCGGCGCCAGCGGCGCGGGGAAGTCGACGTTGACGAAGCTGCTGCTGCGGTTCTACGACCCGGACCGCGGCAGCATCTCGCTGGACGGCGCGGACCTGCGCGAGCTGGATCCGAAGGAGCTGCGCTCGCACATCGCGATCGTGCTGCAGGAGACGCTGCTGCTGGACGGCACGATCGAGGACAACATCCGCGCGGGCAAACCGGATGCGGACCGCGCGGAACTGGTGGACGCCGCGCGCGCCGCCGACGCGCACGACTTCATCGTCGCGCTGCCCGACGGCTACGAGACCCGCGTCGGCCAGCGCGGCCGGTTGCTCTCCGGCGGGCAGCGCCAGCGCATCGCGATCGCCCGCGCGATGATCCGGGACGCGCCGATCCTGCTGCTGGACGAGCCGACCGCGAGCCTGGACGCCGAGGCGGGGCAACGGATCCTCGGTCCGCTGAACCGGTTGATGGCGGGGCGGACCACGATCGTCATCTCGCACAACCTGCTCACCGTCACCGACGCGGACAAGATCCTCTACTTGGACCACGGGCGGGTCACCGGCCTCGGCACGCATTCGGAGCTGCTGGCGGGCAACAACGGCTACGCGCACCTGTACCACCTGCACCACCCGTCGGAGGAAGTGGTGCACGGCGCGCCCGCGCAGCGCAACGGCGGCACGCGGGAGCACACGTGA
- a CDS encoding DUF397 domain-containing protein → MSALGWRKSSRSVNTDNCVEVGRSAGGAAVRDTKDRAAGYFAVPRPRWSEFLAALKSGRLAAEAR, encoded by the coding sequence GTGAGTGCACTTGGTTGGCGCAAGTCCAGCCGCAGCGTCAACACGGACAACTGCGTCGAAGTCGGGCGGTCGGCGGGCGGTGCCGCGGTGCGGGACACGAAGGACCGGGCCGCCGGGTACTTCGCCGTGCCGCGACCGCGGTGGTCGGAGTTCCTGGCGGCGCTCAAGTCGGGTCGCCTCGCCGCTGAAGCACGGTGA
- a CDS encoding response regulator gives MIRVLIADDETLMRAGIRLILDNADDVEVVAEVSDGPAAVAACRRQEVDVALLDVQMPGGDGITAVAGIARESPRTRSVVLTAFGDDRNVARALRSGASGFLLKDTGPAQLIHAVREVAAGEPILAPQITRGLIERHLLTPDAGEPARRRLAELTETELEVLREVGAGLSNAEIATRRHMAVGTVKAHLSRLLTKLDCTNRVQAAIVAHEAGILDGR, from the coding sequence ATGATCAGAGTGCTCATCGCCGACGACGAGACGTTGATGCGCGCGGGGATCCGGCTGATCCTGGACAACGCCGACGACGTCGAGGTGGTCGCGGAGGTCTCCGACGGGCCCGCCGCCGTCGCCGCCTGCCGCAGGCAGGAGGTGGACGTGGCGCTGCTGGACGTGCAGATGCCCGGCGGGGACGGCATCACCGCGGTCGCCGGGATCGCGCGGGAATCGCCGCGCACCCGCAGCGTCGTGCTCACCGCGTTCGGCGACGACCGCAACGTGGCGCGGGCGCTGCGGTCGGGGGCGAGCGGGTTCCTGCTCAAGGACACCGGCCCGGCACAGCTGATCCACGCGGTGCGCGAGGTCGCGGCGGGGGAGCCGATCCTCGCGCCGCAGATCACCCGCGGCCTCATCGAACGGCACCTGCTCACCCCGGACGCGGGCGAACCGGCGCGGCGGCGGCTCGCCGAGCTCACCGAGACCGAGCTGGAAGTGCTGCGCGAGGTCGGGGCGGGCCTGTCCAACGCGGAGATCGCGACGCGGCGGCACATGGCGGTGGGCACGGTGAAAGCGCACCTGAGCAGGCTGCTCACCAAGCTGGACTGCACCAACCGCGTCCAGGCCGCGATCGTCGCGCACGAGGCGGGGATCCTGGACGGGCGCTGA
- a CDS encoding ABC transporter substrate-binding protein: MGLTAAACGSNTGRGGSAPGSLQQWYHAYGEDGVHEAVQRYAAEYPQGEVSVQWNPGDYDSKIVTALQNSAVPDVFEAQVKVDWVRQNQVVPLDDVLGDARDDFPEQVLATATVDGRLYAIPQAVDTQVLFYRKSRLADAGVRPPRTVDELIDAAKRLDSPTSRGLFVGNDGGVGVLAGPLLWSAGLDYLTPDQRSTGFDDPRAAVAFGKLAELGDSGLLLGAPADWSDPSAFIDGLAAMQWTGLWNIPKVAAALGDDFGVLPFPRLDDQGAPSVPIGAYGAMVNARSSDVAAAKDFVRWLWVDRTDHQLEFAAAFGFHLPARDSLTGRASALRTGPAADAVRYTREHAHLVGGPMWTSAAGSALSDALFRIARQGADPVAETRQVVSTSDAELKRLHG, translated from the coding sequence GTGGGCTTGACCGCCGCCGCCTGCGGCTCCAACACGGGGCGCGGTGGCTCGGCGCCCGGCTCGCTGCAGCAGTGGTACCACGCCTACGGCGAGGACGGCGTGCACGAGGCCGTGCAGCGCTACGCCGCCGAGTACCCGCAGGGCGAGGTCTCGGTGCAGTGGAACCCCGGCGACTACGACTCGAAGATCGTCACCGCGTTGCAGAACAGCGCGGTCCCCGACGTGTTCGAGGCGCAGGTCAAGGTGGACTGGGTGCGCCAGAACCAGGTGGTACCGCTGGACGACGTGCTCGGCGACGCCCGCGACGACTTCCCGGAGCAGGTGCTGGCGACCGCCACCGTCGACGGGCGGCTGTACGCGATCCCGCAGGCCGTGGACACGCAGGTGCTGTTCTACCGCAAGAGCAGGCTCGCCGACGCGGGCGTGCGCCCGCCGCGGACCGTGGACGAGCTGATCGACGCGGCGAAGCGCCTCGACTCCCCCACCTCCCGCGGCCTGTTCGTCGGCAACGACGGCGGCGTCGGCGTGCTCGCCGGGCCGCTGCTGTGGTCCGCGGGCCTGGACTACCTCACCCCCGATCAGCGGAGCACCGGGTTCGACGATCCGCGAGCCGCCGTCGCGTTCGGCAAGCTCGCCGAACTGGGCGACTCCGGCCTGCTGCTCGGCGCGCCCGCCGACTGGTCCGATCCGAGCGCGTTCATCGACGGGCTCGCCGCCATGCAGTGGACCGGGCTGTGGAACATCCCGAAGGTCGCGGCCGCTCTCGGCGACGACTTCGGCGTGCTGCCGTTCCCGCGCCTCGACGACCAGGGCGCGCCGTCGGTGCCGATCGGCGCGTACGGCGCGATGGTCAACGCCCGCAGCTCGGACGTGGCCGCCGCGAAGGACTTCGTGCGCTGGCTGTGGGTCGACCGCACCGATCACCAGCTGGAGTTCGCCGCCGCGTTCGGCTTCCACCTGCCCGCGCGCGACAGCCTCACCGGACGGGCGTCCGCCCTGCGCACCGGTCCGGCCGCCGACGCGGTGCGCTACACCCGGGAGCACGCCCACCTCGTCGGAGGTCCGATGTGGACTTCGGCGGCGGGTTCGGCGTTGTCCGACGCGCTGTTCCGCATCGCCCGCCAAGGCGCCGATCCCGTGGCGGAGACCCGGCAGGTCGTGTCCACTTCGGACGCCGAGTTGAAGCGCCTGCACGGGTGA
- a CDS encoding FAD-dependent monooxygenase: MKITCVGAGPAGLYFAISAKLRDAGHDITVIERDPPGATYGWGVVYWDNLLDPLYANDAESAQQIRSASTLWQEQQVVLGGTDFGFLGGYGFSVNRATLLDVLAERATDLGVDIRYEHDVQSLDELADSDLIIGADGAGSKVRSLHEDEFGTRVETGNNPYIWLGTDKVFDRFTFAFERTSAGWIWFHAYPSSAGVSTCIVETTEQTWKALGFDERSDEDAVRLLEKIFEKPLEGHSLISRSRGQPARWQRFTQVLNRSWRYENVMLLGDAAHTTHFSIGSGTRLAIMDAMILAQKLHDHEHLDTALRDFDQQGRSALRPLQAAGRTSMAWFERADRYLDREAVDVAYAMAARGGAQSPWQYRMHQATQVPAVRKGMRWYDNGHRWYLACRRGEALGSRPEKSTSR, encoded by the coding sequence ATGAAGATCACGTGCGTAGGTGCTGGACCGGCCGGGCTGTACTTCGCGATCTCCGCGAAGCTGCGCGACGCCGGGCACGACATCACCGTCATCGAGCGTGATCCGCCGGGCGCCACCTACGGGTGGGGCGTCGTGTACTGGGACAACCTGCTGGATCCGCTGTACGCCAACGATGCGGAGAGCGCGCAGCAGATCCGGTCCGCGTCCACGCTGTGGCAGGAGCAGCAGGTGGTGCTCGGCGGCACCGATTTCGGCTTCCTCGGCGGCTACGGGTTCAGCGTGAACCGGGCGACGCTGCTGGACGTGCTGGCCGAGCGCGCCACCGACCTGGGCGTGGACATCCGCTACGAGCACGACGTGCAGAGCCTCGACGAGCTCGCCGACAGCGATCTGATCATCGGCGCGGACGGAGCGGGCAGCAAGGTGCGCTCGCTGCACGAGGACGAGTTCGGCACCCGGGTGGAGACGGGCAACAACCCCTACATCTGGCTGGGCACGGACAAGGTCTTCGACCGGTTCACGTTCGCGTTCGAGCGGACCTCGGCGGGCTGGATCTGGTTCCACGCCTACCCGTCCAGCGCCGGCGTGAGCACCTGCATCGTGGAGACCACCGAGCAGACCTGGAAGGCGCTCGGCTTCGACGAGCGCAGCGACGAGGACGCCGTGCGGCTGCTGGAGAAGATCTTCGAGAAGCCCCTCGAAGGGCATTCGCTGATCAGCCGCTCCCGGGGCCAACCGGCGCGGTGGCAGCGGTTCACCCAGGTGCTCAACCGGAGCTGGCGCTACGAGAACGTGATGCTGCTCGGCGATGCCGCGCACACCACGCACTTCAGCATCGGTTCCGGCACCCGGCTGGCCATCATGGACGCGATGATCCTGGCGCAGAAGCTGCACGACCACGAGCACCTGGACACCGCGCTGCGCGACTTCGACCAGCAGGGCCGCAGCGCGCTGCGCCCGCTGCAGGCGGCCGGGCGCACCAGCATGGCCTGGTTCGAGCGGGCGGACCGCTATCTCGACCGGGAGGCGGTGGACGTGGCGTACGCGATGGCCGCGCGCGGCGGCGCCCAGTCGCCGTGGCAGTACCGGATGCACCAGGCGACGCAGGTTCCGGCCGTGCGCAAGGGAATGCGCTGGTACGACAACGGGCACCGCTGGTACCTGGCCTGCCGCCGCGGCGAAGCCCTCGGCAGCCGCCCGGAGAAGTCCACCTCTCGCTGA
- a CDS encoding CPBP family intramembrane glutamic endopeptidase, translating into MVPTTQDTRTPRPGSGIPYHLLQRGSRHRWWRTLLGFPLLGLLALVCMGLVTGAVFGLAALAGVEQHDGTFADPVWEYTAGFLVVAALLPAVLLTARWAHGRPAGTLSSVDGRLRLRWLAHCTGWALGGFALVTAFGLTRGEPWLAAQWPGFARYALLALITLAVVPLQAAAEEYLCRGFLLQSFASWWRTPWPGAVLTSVLFVALHGYDDPLVLADMFVFALAMSWLTVRTGGLEAAIALHVVNNAFGMLVACTQGVPSLEQSGDFAAWDVLPTTALTVVYAWWIDRLARRRGIARAA; encoded by the coding sequence ATGGTCCCGACCACCCAGGACACCAGGACGCCCCGCCCCGGCAGCGGGATCCCGTACCACCTGCTGCAGCGCGGCTCGCGGCACCGCTGGTGGCGCACCCTGCTCGGCTTCCCGCTGCTGGGCCTGCTCGCGCTGGTGTGCATGGGGCTGGTGACCGGCGCCGTCTTCGGGCTGGCCGCCTTGGCGGGTGTGGAGCAGCACGACGGCACCTTCGCCGACCCGGTGTGGGAGTACACCGCGGGATTCCTGGTCGTCGCGGCGCTGCTGCCCGCGGTGCTGCTCACCGCGAGGTGGGCCCACGGCCGACCCGCCGGAACTCTGTCCAGTGTGGATGGACGACTGCGCCTGCGGTGGCTGGCGCACTGCACCGGCTGGGCGTTGGGCGGTTTCGCACTGGTCACGGCGTTCGGCCTGACCCGGGGCGAGCCGTGGCTCGCGGCGCAGTGGCCGGGGTTCGCCCGGTACGCGCTGCTGGCGCTGATCACGCTGGCGGTGGTGCCGTTGCAGGCCGCCGCCGAGGAGTACCTGTGCCGCGGGTTCCTGCTGCAGTCCTTCGCCTCCTGGTGGCGCACCCCGTGGCCCGGTGCCGTGCTCACCTCGGTGCTGTTCGTCGCGCTGCACGGGTACGACGACCCGCTGGTGCTGGCCGACATGTTCGTGTTCGCGCTGGCGATGAGCTGGCTGACCGTGCGCACCGGCGGCCTGGAGGCGGCGATCGCGCTGCACGTGGTGAACAACGCGTTCGGGATGCTGGTCGCCTGCACGCAGGGCGTGCCGAGCCTGGAGCAGTCCGGGGACTTCGCCGCCTGGGACGTGCTGCCGACGACCGCGCTGACCGTGGTCTACGCGTGGTGGATCGACCGGCTGGCGCGGCGCCGCGGCATCGCCAGGGCGGCGTGA